From a region of the Cucumis sativus cultivar 9930 chromosome 6, Cucumber_9930_V3, whole genome shotgun sequence genome:
- the LOC101216172 gene encoding glycerophosphodiester phosphodiesterase GDPDL6, producing MLKCFLVIASLIFISSTFAQHNLRPKEKWLTLKGDHPLVIARGGLSGVFPEASPFANQMAVVTGLHNTALYCNLQLTKDGIGFCLTDLRLQNSTNIEDAFPRDRKSYTINGKILKGWFSVDIMSNDLFDRVNLIQSVLSRPSLYDGTLPIAAVEDVFKMNPSQFWLNAEYEAFYAEHGLSVISYLQKALRLMRINFVSSSEIGILKGISGSVNKARTKLIFRFLEANEIEPTTKKTYGALAHELPMIKTFASGILIRKEYIWPIGPDKYVQPATNIVIDAHKLGLEVYASGFANDAIVGYNYSYDPIREYLQFFDNGHFAVDGVLSDFSPAASQAIACYSSFHNDGKPQPGLEQALVISSNGASGDFPGSTDLAYQKAIDEGADVIDCSVQLSKDGVPFCMEMADLLTGTTVITAFSAKTTSIPEVQAEPGIFSFDLTWAEILTLKPQISNPFMASSGLARNPAFKNKGKFMTLPEFLEFSKAKAVSGIMINIQNAAYLASRKGLDMVGTVATALVNATFDKQSTQQVFIRSDDTSVLSVFKTKYPNFIRVLTVDSKIGDAPKEALEEIKHYAEVVAIPRGSVIEITNYFTTGLTKVVAEMKASNLSVFVYVMRNEYVSLPFDYYSEASMEVSTFVDYFHVDGIITEFPNTAKRYMTCPCRPTQLNPDTAPYIILPPDIGMMMNMVDPEAKPPTDPPMPPLDANDIVDPPLPGVNKMATTTPSDAADMPAAPAPSGSVSNVANLFVSLVSVVVLTFFISL from the exons ATGCTAAAGTGTTTTTTGGTCATAGCTTCGTTGATCTTCATCTCCTCCACATTTGCACAACACAATCTTCGTCCTAAAGAAAAATGGCTCACTTTGAAAG GGGATCATCCACTCGTAATAGCAAGAGGAGGATTATCTGGAGTGTTTCCAGAAGCAAGCCCTTTTGCAAATCAAATGGCTGTGGTTACAGGTTTACATAACACAGCTTTGTATTGTAATCTTCAACTCACCAAAGATGGGATTGGCTTTTGCTTAACTGATCTTAGGcttcaaaattcaaccaatATTGAAGATGCCTTTCCTCGTGATCGCAAGTCTTATACTATCAATGGAAAGATTCTCAAGGGATGGTTCTCTGTTGATATCATGTCTAATGATCTCTTTGACAGAGTCAACT TGATTCAAAGTGTCCTCTCTCGACCTAGTCTCTACGACGGTACTTTGCCAATCGCGGCTGTTGAAGATGTCTTTAAAATGAATCCGAGTCAATTCTGGTTGAATGCCGAG TACGAAGCGTTCTATGCAGAACACGGTCTGAGTGTAATATCGTACCTTCAAAAGGCATTGAGATTGATGCGAATAAACTTTGTGTCGTCTTCAGAGATTGGGATATTGAAAGGGATAAGTGGGAGTGTGAATAAAGCTAGAACAAAGCTGATATTCAGATTCTTAGAAGCTAATGAAATAGAGccaacaacaaagaaaacatatgGTGCCTTGGCTCATGAACTTCCTATGATTAAGACATTTGCCTCAGGAATTCTGATcagaaaagaatatatttggCCAATCGGTCCAGACAAGTATGTGCAGCCTGCAACAAACATTGTCATTGATGCTCATAAGCTTGGCTTGGAAGTTTATGCTTCTGGCTTTGCAAATGATGCCATTGTTGGTTACAATTATAGTTATGATCCAATCCGTGAGTACCTTCAGTTTTTTGATAATGGCCATTTTGCTGTTGATGGAGTCCTTTCTGATTTCTCTCCCGCTGCGTCTCAAGCCATTG CCTGCTATTCGAGTTTTCATAACGATGGAAAACCTCAGCCTG GATTAGAGCAAGCATTGGTGATAAGCAGCAATGGAGCAAGTGGGGATTTCCCAGGCTCAACTGACCTTGCTTACCAAAAAGCAATTGATGAAGGAGCTGATGTCATTGATTGTTCAGTTCAATTATCCAAAGATGGAGTTCCTTTCTGTATGGAAATGGCAGATCTTTTGACAGGTACAACTGTTATCACTGCTTTCTCAGCAAAAACTACAAGTATCCCTGAAGTTCAAGCTGAACCTGGAATCTTCTCTTTTGATCTTACTTGGGCTGAGATTCTTACTCTCAAAC CTCAAATTTCAAACCCTTTCATGGCCTCTTCTGGTCTTGCTCGTAATCCAGCCTTTAAGAACAAGGGCAAGTTCATGACACTGCCTGAGTTTCTTGAGTTTTCTAAAGCCAAAGCTGTTTCTGGGATTATGATCAACATCCAA AACGCTGCGTATTTGGCTTCAAGGAAAGGTCTGGACATGGTGGGAACTGTAGCAACAGCCTTAGTCAATGCCACTTTTGACAAACAATCAACACAACAAGTTTTCATTAGATCAGATGATACTTCTGTGCTGTCCGTTTTCAAGACTAAGTACCCAAATTTCATTAGAGTTTTAACTGTTGATTCAAAGATTGGAGATGCCCCAAAAGAAGCTCTTGAAGAAATCAAACACTATGCTGAAGTTGTGGCCATTCCTCGTGGCTCTGTCATTGAAATTACAAACTATTTCACTACTGGCCTCACTAAAGTTGTTGCTGAAATGAAGGCTTCCAATCTCTCTGTCTTTGTTTATGTCATGAGAAATGAATATGTTTCCTTGCCCTTTGATTACTACTCAGAAGCCTCCATGGAGGTTTCTACTTTTGTCGACTACTTCCACGTTGATGGCATCATTACCGAATTCCCTAATACTGCAAAACGATACATGA CATGTCCATGCCGACCAACTCAGCTGAACCCGGATACTGCTCCATATATAATACTACCACCTGATATTGGTATGATGATGAATATGGTAGACCCAGAGGCCAAACCACCTACTGATCCTCCAATGCCCCCGTTGGATGCTAATGACATTGTCGATCCACCGCTCCCCGGGGTGAACAAAATGGCGACAACGACTCCTTCAGATGCTGCAGACATGCCTGCCGCGCCAGCCCCATCAGGCAGTGTATCAAATGTTGCTAACTTGTTTGTTTCTCTAGTCTCAGTTGTTGTGCTTACCTTCTTCATATCACTGTAA
- the LOC101216415 gene encoding aminopeptidase P1, whose product MADTLSALRILMASHTPPLDALVVPSEDYHQSEYVSARDKRREFVSGFTGSTGLALVTQTEALLWTDGRYFLQAIQQLSDPWKLMRMGEDPPVDLWMADNLPADAAVGVDPWCVSVNTSQIWIRAFSKKEQKLVQTTTNLVDEVWKNRPPPEINPVMIHPLEYTGRSVEDKLKTLRTKLSQEKAHGLIVTGLDEVAWLYNIRGSDVSYSPVVHAFAIVTLNSAFFYVDKRKVSDEVRLYMERNGIEVRDYSAVITDVSLLASNQLNLSSFVKGSEVKANVEVELSSIDIAGSNGTKVESQSSDLIWVDPAQCCYALYSKLNSDKVLLQQSPLALEKALKNSVELDGLKKAHIRDGVAVVQYLVWLDKQLQETYGASGYFLEGDGVRKPKPSDSKKLTEVSVSDKLEAFRASKEHFRGLSFPTISSVGSNAAIIHYGPKTETCAELDPESIYLFDSGAQYLDGTTDITRTVHFGLPSAHEKACYTAVLKGHIALGNARFPNGTNGHSLDILARVPLWKYGLDYRHGTGHGIGSFLNVHEGPHLISFRPQAQNVPLQASMTVTDEPGYYEDGAFGIRLENVLVVKDADTKFNFGDKGYLSFEHITWAPYQRKLINISLLTFEELNWVNTYHSQCRDILAPYLDESEKLWLNKATEPITA is encoded by the exons atggcGGATACTCTAAGCGCTTTGAGAATTCTAATGGCTTCTCATACTCCTCCTCTTGACGCCTTGGTTGTCCCTTCTGAAGATTATCACCAG AGTGAATATGTATCTGCGAGAGATAAACGCCGTGAATTTGTTTCAGGTTTCACCGGGAGTACTG GTCTGGCACTTGTAACTCAGACAGAAGCATTATTGTGGACCGATGGGCGTTATTTTCTGCAGGCAATTCAACAGCTTAGTGATCCGTGGAAACTTATGCGGATGGGGGAGGATCCTCCTGTAGATCTCTGGATGGCAGAT AATCTGCCAGCTGATGCAGCTGTTGGAGTAGATCCGTGGTGTGTGTCCGTGAACACATCACAAATCTGGATTCGTGCATTTTCCAAGAAGGAGCAAAAGCTGGTTCAAACCACCACAAACTTAGTTGATGAAGTTTGGAAGAACCGACCACCACCAGAAATAAATCCTGTTATGATACACCCACTGGAATATACTGGCCGCTCTGTTGAAGATAAGTTGAAGACTTTGAGAACAAAACTGTCACAGGAGAAAGCTCATGGTTTAATTGTGACTGGACTTGATGAA GTAGCTTGGTTGTACAACATCCGTGGGAGTGATGTGTCATACTCTCCGGTTGTACATGCATTTGCAATAGTGACACTCAATTCAGCATTCTTTTATGTGGACAAGAGGAAGGTGTCTGATGAG GTGCGCTTGTACATGGAGCGAAATGGAATTGAAGTTCGGGATTATAGTGCAGTAATAACAGATGTGTCCTTACTTGCATCTAATCAACTTAACTTGTCATCTTTTGTGAAAGGATCTGAAGTTAAGGCTAATGTGGAAGTAGAACTTAGTTCGATTGACATAGCCGGATCTAATGGAACTAAAGTAGAAAGCCAGAGTTCTGACCTCATATGGGTTGATCCTGCCCAATGCTGCTATGCTTTGTATTCTAAACTGAACTCTGATAAGGTTCTCCTACAGCAGTCACCATTGGCCCTTGAAAAAGCACTAAAG AACTCTGTTGAGTTGGACGGACTAAAGAAAGCGCACATTCGGGATGGTGTAGCTGTTGTACAATATCTTGTGTGGTTGGACAAGCAG CTGCAAGAGACTTATGGGGCATCTGGTTACTTTCTGGAAGGGGATGGAGTGAGGAAGCCCAAACCATC GGACTCAAAGAAACTGACAGAAGTTAGTGTAAGCGATAAGCTTGAGGCTTTCCGAGCATCAAAGGAG CATTTTAGGGGCCTAAGTTTCCCTACTATTTCATCTGTTGGTTCAAATGCTGCAATTATACATTATGGACCAAAAACAGAGACATGTGCTGAGTTGGATCCTGAAAGCATCTATCTTTTTGACTCGGGAGCTCAG TATTTGGACGGAACAACCGATATCACCCGGACAGTCCATTTTGGATTGCCTTCAGCACATGAAAAAGCCTGTTATACTGCT GTTCTCAAAGGCCATATTGCTTTGGGAAATGCAAGATTTCCAAATGGCACAAACG GCCACTCATTGGACATTCTTGCTCGAGTTCCTTTGTGGAAGTATGGTCTGGATTATCGACATGGCACTGGCCATGGAATTGGTTCTTTCCTTAATGTTCatgaag GACCCCATTTGATAAGTTTCAGACCACAGGCTCAAAATGTTCCACTTCAAGCTTCAATGACTGTTACGGACG AGCCTGGCTATTACGAAGATGGTGCCTTTGGTATCAGATTGGAGAATGTACTTGTAGTAAAGGATGCcgatacaaaatttaattttggcgATAAAGGCTACCTATCATTCGAACACATAACATGG GCACCATACCAAAGAAAGTTGATCAACATAAGTCTTCTCACatttgaagaattgaattgGGTGAACACTTATCATTCACAATGTAGAGATATTCTCGCTCCATATTTGGATGAATCCGAGAAGCTATGGCTAAATAAAGCCACTGAACCCATAACTGCCTGA